The Flammeovirga pectinis genomic interval GATCATTGGAAACAAGAATTACCACATTCTGTTTATCTAACAATGATGACTGTTGGCGATTTTGCGATTGTAAAAGATGAATGGAGAGGTAAGGAAGTCAGTTATTATGTTGAGCCTGCATTTAAACAATATGCTCGAACAATTTTTGGTAATACACCAGAGATGTTAGAGTTTTTCTCTGAGAGGTTTAATTATGATTACCCTTGGGCTAAATACTCTCAGGTTATAATTAGAGATTTTGTATCGGGGGCAATGGAAAACACTACAGCTTCTACATTTATGGAGTCTGTACAAGTAGATGATAGAGAAAAGCTAGATCAAGATTGGGACTTTATTGTTGCTCACGAACTTTTTCACCATTGGTTTGGAGATTTAGTAACTTCAGAATCATGGTCTAATTTACCACTTAACGAATCTTGGGCAAACTATTCTGAATACCTTTGGAGAGAACATAAAATAAGTAAAGAAGAGGCTGATTATGCTTTACAATCAGAACTAGATAGTTATTTAGCAGAATCAGAAACTAAACAAGAACCTTTAATTCGCTACCATTATCAAAATAAAGAAGATATGTTTGATAGCCATTCTTATGCAAAAGGTGGTTATACTTTAAATTTACTTCGTCATACTATTGGTGATGATGCATTTTTTGAAGGTGCTTCTTTATACTTAAAAGAAAATGCTTTTAAAGCTGCAGAAATTGCTCATTTAAGGTTAGCATTTGAAGAAGTGACAGGCCAAGATCTAAATTGGTTCTTTAATCAATGGTTTATGGAAGCTGGTCATCCTGATCTATTTATTAAAGATTCTTTTAGTAATGGTAAAGTAAAATTACTTGTTCAACAACGTCAAGATCCAGAATATACTCCTATCTATAAAATTCCGACAACAATAGAATTTTGGTGGAAAGATGGACATTCAGAGAAAAGACAAATCACTGTAAAAGAAGCTAATGAAACATTCTCTTTTGCATTTGAGGAAAAACCAAGCTTAATTATTTTTGATACTGAGCATATTATACCTGCTGTAATTACGCATTCAAAAAATACTGAAGCTTATTTACAACAAGCTAAAGTAGCTACTAATATTATGCATAGGGTAGAAGCTGTGCTACAATTAGGAGATATGATTACAGCAGACCCTTCTTTAATAACAGTATTGAATACTTATTTAAAAGATCCATTTTGGGGTATAAGAGAAACTACTGCTTCAATTTTTGAAGGTTATAAAGGTACTGGAGATCTCAACCCAACAATTGCAATACTTCGCAGTCTTGTTAAAACTGATCCAAAATCTACAGTTAGAGCAACTGCGTTAAGCACATTAAGTTCAATTGATGAGAACTTCTTACCTATAGCACAACAGGCTTTAAACGATAGTTCTTATATGGTTATTGCAACTTCTTTATATGCTACATCTGCAATTGAAGGTCCTAGTATTGTTCCAACTTTAGAGAGGTTTGCTGATGCAAGAAACCCTAATATTGTATTTGTATCTTCTATGATTTATGCTGAGTTAGGTACTGAAGGTAAATTACCTTGGTACGATGCTAAATTAGCAGAAATGAATGATCAGTATAGACAGTATATGTTTAGAACAATGACGGGTTATATTCTTTCTTTACAAAAAGAAGAAGAGAAAGAAAAAGCAGTTGATATAGTCTTAAAATATGCTCAAAATAGTGGGAGTAGTACACAAACTAAAATTGCTGCTTACCAAGCTTTAAGTCCTCTATTAGAAGATGAAACTCTGAAAGAAAAAATAGAAGAAACCTTAAATAAAGAAGCTGACAAAAATGTTATTGATGCATTAAAGCAGCAAGGTTATTAAGTAATTGAAAGATTTTAATTAATCGACTACTTAATTTTTATTGAAAAATTATTTCAGCAATAAGGGCAATCTCCAACTTAGGAAATTGCCCTTATTTTTATATCAAATGATACACTTACTTATTCATAAAAGCTTCTGCTATTTATCAGTTTTAAAACCCCTTCTGGAACTAGGTATCTAATATCCTTTTCTTCCTTAATTGAGTTTCTGATAAATGTTGCTGAAATATCTACCATAGGTGCATCAATCATTTTCACATTCTCATGTTCTCTTAAATCCGATTCCTTTACTTTTGGTCTAGGATAGACAAGTAACCCATAATCATTTAAGATGATTTCATAATTTTTCCACTTTTTAAATCCTGATAAGTTATCCTCACCAACTATCAATTTAAAATCAAAATGTGGATGCTTTGATGATAAATAAGCTAAGGTATCCACAGTGTAACTTGGCTTAGGCATTCTAAACTCAATATCTGATGATCTGAATTTAAAATTTCCTTCAATTGCTGCATTCACCATATCTAAACGATCGAATTCATGCAACAACGTATTCTTCTTTTTAAAAGGATTGTGAGGTGAAACAACAAACCACACTTCATCTAAATTTCCATTTTGCAACATGGCATTTGCAAGGATTAAATGCCCTACATGAATAGGGTTAAATGATCCAAAAAATAGTCCTACTTTCATTAGTATGCATTTTTATTTCTTCCAACCTCTTAACATTTCTCTTTTACCTGGAGGTCCTGGATATCGCTCCACTTTGTAACCCACACTTACCAAATCTCTTCTAAGCTGCCCTTTAGCACAGTATGTTACAAATATCCCTTGATCTATAGTAGCAGAAAAGCATTTTTCAAGGTTATCCATAGACCATACTTCAGGCTGTTTATTTGGAGCAAAAGCATCGAAGAAAATAACATCGAAGCCGCTACTTTTAGGGGCCGTAAATGTTTCTAATGTTTCCTTCTTCTTAGTAAGAATAAAGTTAGATAGGATTGCTACCTCTTCTTCCCAATTACATGAGTGTATTTGTTCAAAATAAGGAGTTAGCTCATTTGTTAAAAGGGAAGTGTAATTTAACTCTTCGAGTAATTCTGGCGTTAGAGGGTAAGGTTCTAGAGTTGTCATTCTAATAGTAACATCAGGATACTTTAAAGCCTGTTCTACCATCAGTATAACATTTAAACCCGTTCCCATACCTACCTCTAAGATAGACACGTCACTTTTTCCTTCTCTTATCGCATCCCATCCAGATTGTACAAATACATACCTAGATTCAGTTAACGCACCATGAGAAGAGTGATATGTCTCATTTAATGCCTCATTATATAATGAGCTTGAGCCATCACTTGTTTCAATAACTTTAATTTTTCCCATCACAAAAGGTTTTGGTTATAATTTCTATTTGAAACAAAAAGAGACCACCCTTTTGAGGTAGTCTCTTTTTTATATCTTAATCAATTTCTAGAAGAATTTGTAACGATTATCTTTCACATCAGAAAGAGTTTTTACAGCTTCTAAGATATTGTAATTAGCAGATCTTACGTATCTTCCTTCTACTTGACGTTGGTAAATAGAGTAGTCAGCAGTTTCTAAAGCTTTATCAGCTTTTCTCACTTTAATAACTAATACACTATTTTCATCAATGATTGGTTTTGATACATCACCTTGTTTTAAACCAAATGCAGTACCAATTGCTTTAGGAGCAAGACCTACACCTTGGATAGAAACATCATTTAAAGAAAGGTCAGAAGCAATATCAGATTTTGCACCATTACCATAACCTTTTCTGATATCCTCAATAGACTTACCAGAAAGCTTATTTAATTTAGCAGCAATTGCTTCAGCTTTTTTACCTTTTGTTGCTTGAACTTTAGCTTCGTTTTTAACATCAGCAAAATCAGCAACACCTTCTTCACGTGCACTCATTAAAGTAGCTACGATAAAACGGTCATCAAGATCAAATACTTCAGATACATCATTAACATCAGCATCATTATATGCCCAACGTATAACTTGTCTTACAGTATTTCCTCTTAAGCTATTGATAAATGTAGCAGTTGGAGCAATAGTTAATGCTTGCTCAATAAAGATTTTTTGATCTTCAGCTATTTTTTCAAAATCTTTTCTACCACCCTTAACAGACGCTGCAAATACAGATGCCTTACGGTATGCTTCATTTACTGTAGCATCAGATGGAGTTAATTTTTTCTCAACAACAGCTAAGTCAAACATTTTCTTTGTTTTTACTGCTGTTACTTTAATGATATGGTAACCAAATTCAGTTTTTACAACTCTATTGATTAAACCTGTTCTTCTAGCTGCAAATACAGCTTTATCAAATGCAGGAACCATACGTCCTTCAGAGAACCACTGTAAATCTCCACCTCTTGATTTAGTTGTTGGAGCAGCATCACCTACTTTCTTCGCTAATTCTTCAAAGTTTTCACCATTCTGAATTTTTCTTAAAGTAGCATAAGCTTCTTTTTTAGCAGCAGCATCATCTTTATCATTTTTGAATAAGATGTGTGATGCTTTAGCAGAATAAACAGAATCTGTAGACTCTCCTATAACTTTATAATCTCTATAAGAACCAGCAGCAAAGAAAGGTCCGTAAACTTTTCCTGTCTCTAATTGATCTGCTTCTAATACTGAAGGAAGACCAGTCATGTTAACTGACATAAAGTTAGCATTTCCATCTGTATGTGATTCTACAAAAGCAGTATCGTTAGATGTTCTTGCAAAAGAGATTGAAAGATCTTTCATTTCGTCTTCTAAGTTCTTTTTATCTCCCTCAGAAGCTTGAACTTTAAAAGTTACGAATTCGATACCTCTATTAGCATCACGCTTAAATTCTTCTTGGTTAGCATTGTAATATGCTTTAGCATCAGATTCAGTTACATTAACTGCAGAATCTGGCATAGAATAGAAAGGTACATTTACATATGCAATTTCTACTTTATCATTTTGCTTTTCGTATTCTTTCTTTCCTTCAAGATCAGAAGCAAAGTAAGTTCTTGAAATCAAGCTTTCGTATTTAATACGGCTACGAGAAGTTTTAATTTGTTGTTCAAATCCTAAGAATTGTTGGTACTGAGGAGATGTTGGTCCTTGCTGCTTTAAAGAAGCTAAGTACATTTTAATATTCTCTCTGCTCACTTGACCAGTAGAATCTCTAAAATATTGACCGAATTCTGGAGAAATATTATTTCCAGAGATCATATCATTTAACTCTTCAGGAGTAATCGTGATACCTAACTCTTCAATTTGTTGTCCATATGCTTCACGGTAGATTAACTCATTCCATGCCATTTGACGTACTCCTTGCATTTGCTGCTCATTAGGAGGAGTTGGGTAGTTTGATTTAATCTGATCGACTAACTCACTAAATTGTCTTAATTCGATTTCTTGTCCACCAATTTCACCAACAATATTTTTGTTGTTACCAAGTAGTGTTGAGTTAGGTGAGAATAAATCTCCTCCAACCATAAATAAAATCAGACCTAACGCGATGAATCCAACTGCAACGCCAGATTTTTCTCGGATCTTCGTAATTATTGCCATGATAAATTATAAATGCTTTATATATGAACCCTGTTCGTTTATTTATATAAATGTTTTTATCGCTGAGTATTGAAAAATATATACTTCAAAAAGTCACAAAGCGAATTTAAAACATGCAAATGTAACAAGGAAAAACGATTGCTACACTAATTAACACAAAAAAATGTAGGTATAACACCAAAAAAAAATACAAAAAAAAGCCTAACAGATAAATCTGTTAGGCTTTAGAGCGAAAAACGGGGTTCGAACCCGCGACCTCAACCTTGGCAAGGTTGCGCTCTACCAGCTGAGCTATTTTCGCGATTCGTACCAGAAGTGGGAATCGAACCCACACGAGGTTACCCTCACAAGATTTTAAGTCTTGCGCGTCTACCAGTTCCGCCATTCCGGCTCATCTATCATAAATGACAAATGAATTAAAATCTTTACATATTCATCATAACTGACACTGATGTTTCACATTACTGTGTTGAAGATGTCTCTCCAATTCAAATTACTAAATCACTTTAGTACTCCGAGCGAAAAACGGGGTTCGAACCCGCGACCTCAACCTTGGCAAGGTTGCGCTCTACCAGCTGAGCTATTTTCGCAATTTGTACCAGAAGTGGGAATCGAACCCACACGAGGTTACCCTCACAAGATTTTAAGTCTTGCGCGTCTACCAGTTCCGCCATTCCGGCCCATTCATCACAAGTGACGAATGAATCTTTTTAACTGAGCGAAAAACGGGGTTCGAACCCGCGACCTCAACCTTGGCAAGGTTGCGCTCTACCAGCTGAGCTATTTTCGCTTATCTCAATTAACTTTCTAAGGGTGCTTCCCGTTGAAAGCGATGCAAAGGTAAGTCAAGATTTTTTAAATCCAAAAAATATTTAATAAAAAGATTCAAACGAATGTCAACAACCTGATAATCAATTACGAATAATTTTAGAAGAGAATATATTAATGAACTTCTTCTAATCTTTAATGATAGTTATTGATTTACTTTTATTAAGCTATTACTTCATTAATTCCTATCACTGATATCTATATTTGTATCAGTAATCGTAGAATTCTTGTTTAAATCAGAAGGTTTTAATCATTTAATTCCACATAATCTAGAGTATTCTAGAAAGATTTCACTACTTTTAAAAGGACTAAAATATTATGGCAATATCAACATATCCTATGGATTTCAGTTTCACAGATACTCTTTTTGAAGGAGACAAGGAAGGATACATAGACTTTTTATCAATCTCTATTGATGAGTTTGAGTCTGACTTCCCAAAGTTAAAAGTTGCGTTAGAAGACAAGGATTCTGACTTATTTAGTGCTGTTAAGCATAAATTTAGCACAAGGTTACACACATTTAACCTCGATACTCTTGAGCGTTTTATGGCAGATGTTGGTGCTAATTATAAAGAAGATGTAAACTCTGTAGATCCAACAATGGCTTGGGCAGAATTAGAACGTCACCTTCGCAATATTCTTGATACTTTAAACGAGAAGTTAAGCGAAATCAAAAACAACTAATATACCTAAGGTATATTTTTCTCTTCTGAAAATATTATGACCTGTATCTCTTGTGCGTTTCTTTCGTACCTGCGAGACAGGTCTTCTTTGTTTACGGCTAGGTAATAATTTGACAGGTTGATATTGGCCTTGTAGGACACTTCGTTGTTCTTTAAAAACAATTTTGGAGCTAGACGTATAGGTTTGCTATAAAACTTCTCTACGGCTGCTTCTGTATCTCCTGTATCAAAAACTATGTTCCCTAGCAATAGATAACAACCCAATGTTTTAATATAATCTCTTCCGTAATTTGTTTGATAATACTCTAACAAAGAATTTCCATAAAAATAGGCAGAATCATATTCTTGATTACCGTATTTAATCATGGTTAAATTATTGAATGCTATAGCCTTCCATCTACTTTCTCTATCTTTTTCTAGGTCGATTACATTATGATACAATATAGACGCCTCTAAAGTATCTCCTTTCATTAATAACAACCCTGCCAGATCAATATTCTGAACTGCAATTTGAGTGCTATCTTTCTCTGTACCTAACTCCCATTCAATTTGATACGCCTTATTTGTATAAGTCTCTGCTTCAACAAAGTGCTCTAATTTTGTTTTACTTCTTGATAGTAAATGATAAATTTTAGCAGCCTCTAGATTATTTTCTCCAAATTGTTTTTGGTTTAATTTCAAAGAACTCTCAAATACTAAGAAAGCAATAGAATCTTGTTTTACTCTTTCAAACTTTTCACCTACCTGAATATACCAATCTGTTAAGTTCTGTAACTCTTCAACATCTTTTGTAGAAATAATTACATCATCAAATAACTTATTGTACCATTTATGCGATAGGTGATATTGATATCTACCAAAAAAAGAATCTGCAATTCTTCTTTCATACGTTTGCCTTCTTTGGTTAGTCCCGATATTTCCTACTAAAATACGTACAAATGCAGTTGCATTTTCATCAACCTTAGCATAATCTTCCTTTTGTAAATAAACAGAAGCAAGAGATTCGTACTGATCTGCCAATTGTAATGAATTCTTACCAAAAACCTTTAATGCAATTTTAACCGAACGCTCTAAATTAACAATAGCTACTTTAAAAGATCCTGTTTTTGCTTGTGCAGTAGCAATTCTATTTAGAATTTCTACCATATCTGCACGGTACTCAGTATCCATTTTTGCAATTACATCAGATGCTTTTGTGTAGTAAGAACTAGATGTACCGTAATTTTCTATTTCATAATGGAAAGTACCTAACGTCATATAAACATTTACTAAAGAAAAATAATGTGCTTTTCCTTCTGCTTGTTCATAAGCTTCTAAGGCCTGTTCGTAATAATTAATAGCAATGTTAGATAACTGATGATGTCTAAATATCTGGGCAAGATAAATATACATATCACCAATAAAAGCATAGTTAGGGGTAGGATTTGACCTGAGGACAGCTAAACCTCTTTGAATATATTGAGAAGCGATATTGGAATAGCCATTATCTGCAAACTTTTCGGCAATCCTTTTATGAAGTAATACTATTCTTTCGTCCGTATTACTGTAGTTTTGATTAGCAATATCAATAAGACTATCTGCAAGTGCAGTAGCTTCGATATGATATTTATTAGAAATTAAAGAATCTAACTCTACTTGAATATCAGAAATTGAATGTTCTTGAATTTTAATTGAGTCTTTTTCTTCTGTTTGTGCAGACGCAAAAAAAGGCAACAGCATTAATATATACACACCAATCCCTACAAGCACACTTCTATGTATAGTAATTACTCTCACCTCCTCAATTCATTCTATGGAATAAGAATTACTCTATTTCCTTCAATTTAACCGGTGTTAATGGCTTAATGATAATACCTGCTACTTGTTCATATTGAGCCGCTCTTTTACGATCATCAGAAGTTACATCAGCAGATAACATATATACATTACTCGCATCTATCCCTTTTGTTTTTAATTGATCAAGAAAATCCCAACCAGTACTTGGAGGCATATTAATATCTAAAAATACAATTTCAGGTTTATAATCATCCCAAGCATTTGCCGCTTCAGTAACATCTAAAAAAGTTGTCACGTTTTCACCAAAATTAGTTTTTTCGATCATCTTTCTACAAATCAAGTTATTTGTAGGGTCATCATCAATAACAAAAACGTTTTTATAATTACTCATGTTTTTTTTGAAGGGTATCTATATTTTAAATCAGATAGATTATTGAATCATTAAATAAGAATTCCTACAAATGTAAAATTCTTTACTGACACTTTTACAAAAATTTGCATAATAAAAAAAGGTGAGCATTACTCACCTTCTTTCTAACCAATTCAATTATTTAAACTTCCATCGAAATATTTATAACCTAAAGGCATAAATTGTTTCTAGAAAACAATCATCGGTAAATTTGCGTAATTCGCAATAAAATAACTTTTTGTTTGCTTTCTTGACTGTAAACATATTATAATATTAACTATTTCGCAAATAATCAGCTGTATATTTTCATTATTACCATTAAAAATCTATATATCTATCTATTTTATTATCAAAACAATAGCTATTCTTATAAGTACTACATAGAGTAAGTAGAGTAATGAATTATCATTCAATTATTCTAAGTGTAATTCAATTTATTTTTTTCTATCATAAAAGATAATAGTTTAAAATCTATTTGAGAAGATTACCTATAGGTCGTAACTTGTCAAGAAATTCTGTTAAAATATTTACATGGATATATCCACTGCTCAACATGCCCTTAAGCAATACTTTGGGTACGATCGATTCAGACCAATGCAAGAAGACATTATTGCTAATGTCTTATCAAAACAAGATACGGTAGTATTAATGCCTACAGGTGGTGGTAAATCTATCTGTTATCAAATTCCTGGGATTATTTCTCACGGAACAGCTATTGTAATTTCTCCGTTAATTGCATTAATGAAGGATCAGGTTGAAAGCTTAAAAGCAAATGGTGTTCCTGCTGCTTTTATTAATAGTTCTCAAAACTATGTTGAACAAAGAGAGATAGAAGAAGACCTTATTCATGAACGCTTAAAATTATTATATATATCTCCTGAAAAATTATTGGCTCCTCAGTTTCTTGATTTTTTATGTAGACTACATATTAGTTTTATTGCCATAGATGAGGCACACTGTATCTCTCAGTGGGGACATGACTTTAGACCAGAATACACTCAATTAGCTTCATTAAGACTACGTTTTCCTGATATCTCATTTATTGCGCTTACAGCTACAGCTGATAAAGCAACAAGGAATGATATAGCTAGACAGTTAAATATGAAGGACCCTAGAATGTATATTTCTTCTTTTGATAGACCCAACCTAAGCTTAAGAGTAGAGGCTGGTCAGAAAAGGATTGAAAAAATCATTCACTTTTTAAGAGATAGGCCAAATCAATCTGGTATTGTATATTGTCTTTCTCGAAAAAACACAGAGTCTTTAGCTAAAAAGCTAAGAGCAGCCGGTCACAATGCTATGTATTACCATGCAGGAATGCCTGCAGCTGAACGATCTAGGGTACAAGAAAGTTTTATTAAAGATGACATTCCTATTATTTGTGCTACTATAGCCTTTGGTATGGGAATCGATAAACCCAATGTACGTTGGGTAATACATTATAACCTACCTAAAAATTTAGAAGGGTATTACCAAGAAATTGGTAGAGCAGGGAGAGATAGCTTACCATCTGATACTTTATTGTTTTACACTTTTGCAGATGTAATGCAACTGCGTGAGATGGTTGGCGATAGCGGACAATCTCAACTACAGCTTTCCAAACTGGAACGTATGCAACAATATGCAGAAACACGTACTTGTAGAAGACGGATTCTTTTAAGTTACTTCGGAGAAAGTTTAGGTAAAGATTGTGGTAACTGTGATGTTTGTAGAAATCCTCCTGAATTATTTGATGGTACTGTGATTGCTCAAAAAGCTATGTCTGCTATTATTCGATCTTCGCGCGAGATGAATAAAAGCCTATCTGCAGGTATGCTAATTGACTTATTAAGAGGATCTCGTAGAATTGACTTAGTACGTGCCGGTTTTGATCAGATTAAAACATACGGAGCAGGTAAAGATATTAGTTATGATCATTGGCAATTGTACCTTCAGCAAATGCTTAATTTAGGTTTAGTAGAAATAGCCTACGATCAGCATAATACTTTTAGAGTTACAGAAACAGGTAAGAATATCCTTTTAGGAAAAAATCCTGTAAACTTTGCAAAGTTATCTCAATTTAAAGCTACTCCATCAACAAAAACACCTACCAAAAAGGTTTCTGCAAAAGAAGAATTATTTACAACTCTTTTCGAAGCTTTACGTGTTTTACGAAAATCTATTGCAGATAAAGAGGGAATACCTCCTTATGTTGTTTTTAGTGACGTTACCATTAAAGATATGGCAGAAAAAATGCCTATTGCTGTAAATGATATGGTGAAAGTATCTGGTGTTGGTGAAGTTAAATTGAAAAAATATGGGAACCAGTTTATTGGAGCTATTGTTAGGTTTATTATCACTAAATCTAAAGAAGGTTTTAAAATAAAAGGCAGTTCTCTCTTGTTAACGTATGAATTATATCAAAAAGGACTTGGTATTCATGAGATAGGACAGCAAAGGCAGTTAAGAGATGAAAGTATCTTTAACCATCTTGCTACTTTATACGAGATGGGTTATACTATTGATATCTTTCAGTTTATTACAGGAGAACAACTAGAAGCTGTCGCAGAGGCTATTCGTACTATTGGTAGCAATCAAGGAGTTAAGCCAATTTTTGATTTTTTTAATGGAGAGCTACCTTATAGTTGTATTTATTTCGGACTCGCACATTTTAATCGAACTGTTGGAGTCTAATTATAGTTAATAATTAATAGTGGAATACAGTTTCTATTTAAGAAAACATTAAATAGAAACTCTAATCCACTTTAAACATAGAATTAAACATTAATAATATTTATTTATTAGTAAATCATGAGTGAAGCAAAAAAACATAAAGCAGGTTTTGTGAGTATTGTAGGAAAACCTAATGTGGGAAAATCTACACTCATGAATGAATTGGTAGGCGAACGTTTATCAATTATTACTTCAAAAGCACAGACTACACGTCACCGTATTATGGGGATTATGAGTACTGAAGATTATCAGATTGTTTATTCTGATACTCCTGGTATTATCAACCCTAAATATGAGTTACATGAGTCGATGATGAACTTTGTTGATAACTCTCTACAAGATGCAGATGTTATTCTTTTTGTTACTGATATTTTTGAGCAGTTCAAAGAGAAAGATGCCTTGATTAAACTTGAGAAGACAAATGTTCCAATTATTGTAATCATCAATAAAATTGACCTAGCAAAACAAGATGATGTTTTAACTAAGGTAAATTATTGGCAAGAAAAATTAAATCCTAAAGTGATAATGCCCGTTTCGGCTTTACATGGTTTTAATGTTCCTGTTATTCTAGATGAAATCTTAAACTTGCTTCCAGAACATGAAGCATTTTATGATAAAGAAGAATTAACAGACAAGCCTATGCGTTTCTTTATTTCTGAGATTATTCGTGAAAAAATATTCTTACATTATAAAGAAGAGGTGCCTTACTCTTGCGAGGTGATTGTAGAAAGCTATAAAAACGAAAAGGATATTGTAAAAATCCGTGCCGTTATTATGGTTGAAAGAGAAAGTCAGAAAGGAATAATTATTGGTAAAGGTGGATCTAAATTGAAACACGTGGGAGCCGATTCTAGAAAGGATATGGAAAAGTTTTTACAAAAGAAAGTATTCTTAGAGACGTTTGTTAAAGTAGATTCTGATTGGCGTAAGAATGATAAGAGTTTAAAAATGTTTGGTTACAAGCAAGATTAAATTTAATGATATAACAAAAAAGCGAGAAGCATCAATTACAGATTCTTCTCGCTTTTTTTATTTAGGAACTCCAATAGTAATTATTGAATTGGTTATATTTCTTTTATCATCAAACCCCGACATCCTTAGTTCATAAATGCCGACACTATCAAAATCAAATGTCTCATTAACTATGTAAGG includes:
- a CDS encoding M1 family metallopeptidase, with the translated sequence MISNYKHAIFCALLLGSSLNACKTVKPAASDQAAITETPDTPITPEVLPEDDTTQPDWISKGGPYQAAYDRSFNLLHTQLKVSFDWEKQHMSGDAILTLQPHFYSQKDVILDAKNFDIHKVELVDKNQKVIKSLDFTYDSLQITIALDKSYSRSDVCSIHISYTAKPNEREIHGSEAITSDKGLYFINPLGDEIGKPQQIWTQGETAANSCWFPTFDHPNVKMKQDIFITVNNKYVTLSNGKLVSQQKNSDGTRTDHWKQELPHSVYLTMMTVGDFAIVKDEWRGKEVSYYVEPAFKQYARTIFGNTPEMLEFFSERFNYDYPWAKYSQVIIRDFVSGAMENTTASTFMESVQVDDREKLDQDWDFIVAHELFHHWFGDLVTSESWSNLPLNESWANYSEYLWREHKISKEEADYALQSELDSYLAESETKQEPLIRYHYQNKEDMFDSHSYAKGGYTLNLLRHTIGDDAFFEGASLYLKENAFKAAEIAHLRLAFEEVTGQDLNWFFNQWFMEAGHPDLFIKDSFSNGKVKLLVQQRQDPEYTPIYKIPTTIEFWWKDGHSEKRQITVKEANETFSFAFEEKPSLIIFDTEHIIPAVITHSKNTEAYLQQAKVATNIMHRVEAVLQLGDMITADPSLITVLNTYLKDPFWGIRETTASIFEGYKGTGDLNPTIAILRSLVKTDPKSTVRATALSTLSSIDENFLPIAQQALNDSSYMVIATSLYATSAIEGPSIVPTLERFADARNPNIVFVSSMIYAELGTEGKLPWYDAKLAEMNDQYRQYMFRTMTGYILSLQKEEEKEKAVDIVLKYAQNSGSSTQTKIAAYQALSPLLEDETLKEKIEETLNKEADKNVIDALKQQGY
- the nadD gene encoding nicotinate (nicotinamide) nucleotide adenylyltransferase, with amino-acid sequence MKVGLFFGSFNPIHVGHLILANAMLQNGNLDEVWFVVSPHNPFKKKNTLLHEFDRLDMVNAAIEGNFKFRSSDIEFRMPKPSYTVDTLAYLSSKHPHFDFKLIVGEDNLSGFKKWKNYEIILNDYGLLVYPRPKVKESDLREHENVKMIDAPMVDISATFIRNSIKEEKDIRYLVPEGVLKLINSRSFYE
- the mnmD gene encoding tRNA (5-methylaminomethyl-2-thiouridine)(34)-methyltransferase MnmD, with the translated sequence MGKIKVIETSDGSSSLYNEALNETYHSSHGALTESRYVFVQSGWDAIREGKSDVSILEVGMGTGLNVILMVEQALKYPDVTIRMTTLEPYPLTPELLEELNYTSLLTNELTPYFEQIHSCNWEEEVAILSNFILTKKKETLETFTAPKSSGFDVIFFDAFAPNKQPEVWSMDNLEKCFSATIDQGIFVTYCAKGQLRRDLVSVGYKVERYPGPPGKREMLRGWKK
- a CDS encoding peptidylprolyl isomerase, whose protein sequence is MAIITKIREKSGVAVGFIALGLILFMVGGDLFSPNSTLLGNNKNIVGEIGGQEIELRQFSELVDQIKSNYPTPPNEQQMQGVRQMAWNELIYREAYGQQIEELGITITPEELNDMISGNNISPEFGQYFRDSTGQVSRENIKMYLASLKQQGPTSPQYQQFLGFEQQIKTSRSRIKYESLISRTYFASDLEGKKEYEKQNDKVEIAYVNVPFYSMPDSAVNVTESDAKAYYNANQEEFKRDANRGIEFVTFKVQASEGDKKNLEDEMKDLSISFARTSNDTAFVESHTDGNANFMSVNMTGLPSVLEADQLETGKVYGPFFAAGSYRDYKVIGESTDSVYSAKASHILFKNDKDDAAAKKEAYATLRKIQNGENFEELAKKVGDAAPTTKSRGGDLQWFSEGRMVPAFDKAVFAARRTGLINRVVKTEFGYHIIKVTAVKTKKMFDLAVVEKKLTPSDATVNEAYRKASVFAASVKGGRKDFEKIAEDQKIFIEQALTIAPTATFINSLRGNTVRQVIRWAYNDADVNDVSEVFDLDDRFIVATLMSAREEGVADFADVKNEAKVQATKGKKAEAIAAKLNKLSGKSIEDIRKGYGNGAKSDIASDLSLNDVSIQGVGLAPKAIGTAFGLKQGDVSKPIIDENSVLVIKVRKADKALETADYSIYQRQVEGRYVRSANYNILEAVKTLSDVKDNRYKFF
- a CDS encoding tetratricopeptide repeat protein, which produces MRVITIHRSVLVGIGVYILMLLPFFASAQTEEKDSIKIQEHSISDIQVELDSLISNKYHIEATALADSLIDIANQNYSNTDERIVLLHKRIAEKFADNGYSNIASQYIQRGLAVLRSNPTPNYAFIGDMYIYLAQIFRHHQLSNIAINYYEQALEAYEQAEGKAHYFSLVNVYMTLGTFHYEIENYGTSSSYYTKASDVIAKMDTEYRADMVEILNRIATAQAKTGSFKVAIVNLERSVKIALKVFGKNSLQLADQYESLASVYLQKEDYAKVDENATAFVRILVGNIGTNQRRQTYERRIADSFFGRYQYHLSHKWYNKLFDDVIISTKDVEELQNLTDWYIQVGEKFERVKQDSIAFLVFESSLKLNQKQFGENNLEAAKIYHLLSRSKTKLEHFVEAETYTNKAYQIEWELGTEKDSTQIAVQNIDLAGLLLMKGDTLEASILYHNVIDLEKDRESRWKAIAFNNLTMIKYGNQEYDSAYFYGNSLLEYYQTNYGRDYIKTLGCYLLLGNIVFDTGDTEAAVEKFYSKPIRLAPKLFLKNNEVSYKANINLSNYYLAVNKEDLSRRYERNAQEIQVIIFSEEKNIP
- a CDS encoding response regulator, with amino-acid sequence MSNYKNVFVIDDDPTNNLICRKMIEKTNFGENVTTFLDVTEAANAWDDYKPEIVFLDINMPPSTGWDFLDQLKTKGIDASNVYMLSADVTSDDRKRAAQYEQVAGIIIKPLTPVKLKEIE